The following proteins come from a genomic window of Pirellulales bacterium:
- a CDS encoding DUF1549 domain-containing protein codes for MKAAARFGSFVFLLAAVYRLSAEEISSTAPSRPASLTSNSTAPSDSASSKASADEQVRYINDYIHQGWQAQGLLPSQPATDGEWCRRLFLDVLGRIPNVDEVEAYLRDHSPDKKQHLVNKLLSDDYVEEYANNWSNVWTTILIGRPPAMPDRKSLVDREGMQKYLRDAFARNTPYDQMVTDLITADGSNKPGEEDFRGEVNFLIGNLDDNGVNATAKTARVFLGLQVQCTQCHNHPFNDWKQNQFWELNAFFRQTKAVRESPRRTPEPVAELVSRDFNGEPDAHGATDPSQAILFYELRNGQLKSAYPVFVDGTEINPDGRLAKVNRRTELAKLVKASPFLDQAIVNRMWGHFLGYGFTKPVDDMGPHNPPSHPELLAKLAVDFGAHSRDLKQLIRWIVLSEPYGLSSKMVKGHNEKDDPTKGEKPMFSHFYLRQMQPEQLYESLLVATAADNTLRSSEEQERTKNQWLRQFTITFGTDDGADSTTFNGTIPQTLMMFNSDLIRRATSTSQGDFLDQLAGDAKLNNADRINRLFMATLARRPTPEEINWANKLLAARKGDPVGALQDVFWVTLNSGEFILNH; via the coding sequence TCATTTGTTTTTCTACTGGCGGCGGTCTACCGTTTGTCGGCCGAAGAAATCTCTTCCACCGCGCCTTCTCGGCCCGCAAGTTTAACGTCCAATTCCACTGCGCCCTCCGACAGCGCTTCGTCGAAGGCCTCCGCCGACGAACAAGTTCGCTACATCAACGACTACATTCACCAGGGCTGGCAAGCGCAGGGCCTCCTGCCGTCGCAGCCGGCCACCGACGGCGAATGGTGCCGCCGCCTGTTTTTGGACGTGCTGGGCCGCATTCCCAACGTCGACGAAGTAGAAGCGTATTTGCGCGACCACTCGCCCGACAAAAAACAGCACTTGGTGAATAAGCTCCTCTCCGACGACTACGTGGAAGAGTACGCCAACAACTGGAGCAACGTGTGGACCACCATTCTCATTGGGCGGCCGCCGGCGATGCCCGATCGGAAGTCGCTGGTCGATCGCGAAGGGATGCAAAAATATCTGCGCGATGCCTTCGCCCGCAATACGCCGTACGATCAAATGGTGACCGATCTGATTACCGCCGACGGCAGCAACAAGCCGGGCGAAGAAGATTTCCGCGGTGAAGTGAACTTCCTCATCGGCAACCTCGACGACAACGGCGTGAACGCCACGGCCAAAACCGCCCGCGTGTTTTTGGGCCTGCAAGTGCAGTGCACGCAGTGCCACAATCATCCGTTCAACGATTGGAAGCAAAACCAGTTTTGGGAATTGAACGCCTTCTTCCGCCAAACCAAGGCCGTGCGTGAAAGCCCGCGCCGTACCCCGGAGCCCGTGGCCGAGCTGGTCAGCCGCGATTTCAACGGCGAACCAGATGCCCACGGCGCAACCGACCCCTCCCAGGCCATTTTGTTTTACGAGCTTCGCAACGGGCAGTTGAAATCGGCCTATCCGGTGTTTGTCGACGGCACCGAAATCAATCCTGACGGCCGGCTGGCCAAAGTGAACCGGCGAACGGAATTGGCCAAGCTCGTCAAAGCGTCGCCGTTCCTGGATCAGGCCATTGTTAACCGCATGTGGGGGCACTTTCTGGGCTACGGCTTTACCAAGCCCGTGGACGATATGGGTCCGCACAATCCGCCTTCGCATCCGGAGTTGCTGGCCAAGCTGGCCGTCGATTTCGGCGCGCATAGCCGCGATTTGAAGCAGTTGATTCGCTGGATTGTGCTTAGCGAGCCGTACGGCCTGTCGAGCAAAATGGTGAAGGGGCACAACGAAAAGGACGATCCAACCAAGGGCGAAAAGCCCATGTTCAGCCATTTCTATCTGCGGCAGATGCAACCGGAGCAATTGTACGAATCGCTGCTGGTGGCCACCGCCGCCGACAACACGCTCCGCAGTTCCGAGGAGCAGGAACGGACCAAAAATCAATGGCTGCGGCAATTCACCATTACGTTCGGCACCGACGACGGCGCCGACTCCACCACCTTCAACGGCACCATTCCGCAAACGTTGATGATGTTCAACAGCGATTTAATTCGCCGCGCCACCAGCACCAGCCAGGGCGATTTTCTCGATCAACTGGCAGGCGACGCCAAATTGAACAATGCCGATCGCATCAACCGGCTGTTCATGGCCACGCTGGCCCGGCGTCCCACGCCGGAAGAAATCAATTGGGCCAACAAGCTGCTGGCGGCTCGCAAAGGCGACCCCGTCGGCGCTCTGCAAGATGTTTTTTGGGTAACACTAAATAGCGGCGAATTTATTTTGAACCACTAG